The following proteins are encoded in a genomic region of Pelodictyon phaeoclathratiforme BU-1:
- a CDS encoding methylglyoxal synthase produces the protein MASNDDVIANQRLMTVINQIYNLELNQDSERLDNFPFHFVFTGGTYDRLFYGDKKLNLAPLNQIVVNWLLNSCGLTRLKKTNEGGVIILSDLICQRKLSIVWPFFAPNANHWQRNENLALTRLCDQWHAKRLMNIGSVLAWYHTEFELDKNRNYQAVPLQLDIETIPDNIVHVPLDTPSQISNELLCRQTIPSPLVEQPKRFEEMTIALIAHDDMKPRMVEFAVDHEYELGQFCAILATGTTGREVAAATNRTIGNKMIRYHSGPKGGDIEIATAILYGHCDVVIFFVDPLSPHPHIDDIRVVVQACMVSDRVVMITNEMHAREFMTRAVRGKQQLKLYAI, from the coding sequence TTGGCTAGTAATGATGACGTAATCGCCAATCAACGATTAATGACTGTTATTAATCAGATTTATAATTTAGAACTAAATCAAGATAGTGAGCGCTTAGATAATTTCCCATTTCATTTTGTTTTTACTGGTGGAACTTATGATCGCTTATTCTATGGTGATAAAAAGCTTAACTTAGCCCCGTTAAATCAAATAGTAGTTAATTGGTTGTTAAACTCATGTGGATTAACGCGATTAAAAAAAACAAATGAGGGGGGAGTAATTATTTTATCTGACTTAATTTGTCAGAGAAAATTAAGTATCGTTTGGCCTTTTTTTGCACCTAATGCAAATCATTGGCAAAGAAACGAAAACTTAGCTTTAACTCGTTTGTGCGATCAATGGCATGCAAAACGATTGATGAATATTGGCTCAGTTTTAGCATGGTATCATACTGAGTTTGAACTTGATAAAAATAGAAATTATCAAGCAGTACCATTGCAACTTGATATTGAGACGATACCTGATAATATAGTACATGTTCCATTGGATACTCCATCTCAGATTAGCAATGAATTATTGTGTAGGCAAACAATTCCATCTCCTCTGGTAGAGCAACCTAAAAGATTTGAAGAAATGACCATTGCATTAATTGCTCATGATGATATGAAACCAAGAATGGTCGAATTTGCAGTCGATCATGAATATGAACTTGGTCAATTTTGTGCTATATTAGCAACAGGTACAACAGGGCGTGAGGTTGCTGCAGCAACGAATAGGACGATTGGAAATAAAATGATTCGCTATCATTCTGGTCCTAAGGGTGGAGATATTGAAATAGCAACAGCTATTTTATATGGTCATTGTGATGTTGTAATATTTTTTGTTGATCCCTTAAGTCCACACCCTCATATTGACGATATACGTGTTGTTGTTCAGGCATGTATGGTTTCAGATAGAGTTGTGATGATCACTAATGAAATGCATGCAAGAGAGTTTATGACAAGAGCGGTTAGGGGTAAGCAGCAATTAAAGTTATATGCGATATAG
- a CDS encoding PDDEXK nuclease domain-containing protein, with amino-acid sequence MPLPVLLKLSVTLAGSLALGWSHYVALLTNSNADERRFYEIEARENSWGARELERQISASLYEQLTLSRDKEGIRQLSEKGLIIEKPEDVIKSPCVLEFLDMEEKSAYSEHALETAIIDHLEHFLLELGKGFLFEACQKRFVFDNDPL; translated from the coding sequence GTGCCATTGCCAGTGCTCCTGAAACTCTCTGTAACACTGGCAGGCAGCTTAGCTCTCGGGTGGTCGCATTATGTTGCTTTGCTGACCAATTCGAATGCTGATGAGCGTCGGTTCTATGAAATTGAAGCCCGTGAAAACAGTTGGGGTGCCAGAGAGCTTGAGCGGCAGATATCGGCCTCGCTCTATGAACAGTTGACGCTCAGTCGTGACAAGGAGGGAATCAGGCAGCTCTCAGAGAAGGGGCTGATTATTGAAAAACCGGAGGATGTGATTAAAAGCCCTTGCGTGCTTGAGTTTCTGGATATGGAAGAGAAGAGCGCGTATTCAGAACATGCACTTGAAACGGCCATTATCGACCACCTCGAACACTTTTTGCTTGAACTTGGCAAGGGGTTTCTCTTTGAAGCGTGCCAGAAACGGTTCGTCTTCGACAACGACCCATTGTGA